The segment AGTTACAAAAGTTTGTGAGCAACTTGGTAAGGAACCAAAATTTGTCACATCACCAAGTGGCATCAAAAGTAGATATACAGATAAAGAAACTGCAGAGATTTTTACAATGGTAATGTCAGGTAGAATAAACAAAACTATTGTTCAGATGCTTCAAAAAAATGGAATTAATGCAATTGGTCTTTCAGGGGTTGATGCTAAAATCATTCAAGCAGATAGAAAAAAGAAGCTTCTCATAGTTAATGAAAAAGGCAGAAAGCAAGCAATTGATGGTGGATATACAGGTAAAATTACAGATGTCAACTCAAAATTTATCAAATCTCTCTTAGAGCAGGGACTAACACCCGTAATATCTCCAATTGCAATTAGTGAAGAATCAGAATTCCTAAATGTTGACGGAGATAGAGCCGCAGCATATGTGGCAGGAAAAGTTGGATGTGATAAGGTATTATTCATTACAAATGTTGATGGTCTTCTAATGGATGACAAACTTGTTTCAAAGTTGTCATTGGCAGAAGCAAAAGAGATCAGACCAAAAATAGGACCTGGGATGGAAAAGAAAATTTTGGCATCAACAGAAGCATTAGATATGGGAGTAAAAGAAGCATTGATTGCAAATGGACAAAAAGAGAATCCAATATCATGTGCAATTGCACATGATAATTGTACGGTGATTCAGAATGAGTGAAGATCAATTTATGGGAAATCTCTATCAGAGATTTCCAGTTACCGTTGAGAAAGGGAAAGGATCACATGTATGGGATGTTGATGGCAAAGAATACATTGATTGTATGGGAGGATATGGTGTTGCATTAGTTGGTCATCAAAATCAAAGAGTCAACAATGCAATCAAAGAACAAGTTGATAAAATTATTACAGTTCACAGTTCTCTATACAATAAAACGAGAGAGGAGTTTTTGAAAACATTGATTGGATTAGCTCCCAAAGGACTCACACAAGTTCACCTAAACAATAGCGGTGCAGAAGCAATTGAAGCTGCAATGAAATTCGCAAGGAAATTCACAGGCAAAAAAGGAATGGTTGCAATGAAAGGATCATATCACGGTAAATCATTTGGCGCTTTATCATTAACATTTAATCCAAAATACAAAAAAGCATTCAAACCATTAGTTGAGAAAGTTTCTTTTGCATCTTTTGGAGATATTGAATCACTTCGTTCAGTAATTGATGAAGATACAGCATTTGTGATTTTAGAACCAATTCAAGGTGAAAGTGGAATAATTGTTGCACCAGATGGATTTTTGCAAGATGTACGAAAACTTTGTGATGAAAAAGGAATTCTGTTAATTTTTGACGAAATACAAGCTGGTTTAGGAAGAACAGGACGATTATGGGCATCGGAGCATTGGGATACTGTACCAGATATTTTGTGTCTTGCAAAAGGAATTGCAGGTGGCGTTCCAATGGGTGCCACACTTGTAAGACCAGACATACTTGCTTCAATGAATAAGGGAGAGCACTCCTCAACGTTTGGAGGAAATCCATTATCATGTGCAGCAGGAACTGCAGCACTCAAAGCATTAACTGAAGATGGATTAATTGAAAATTCTGAAAAAATGGGCAAAATATTCAGAGAAGGTTTAGAGAAACTAAAAGAGAACCACACCATGATTAGAGAGATTAGAGGTAAAGGACTAATGATTGGCATAGAGATGAAATTTGAAGTAAGGGACATACTTATGGGATTAATGAAAAAAGGTGTCCTCATGTTATACTCTGGAAGAAATATTCTAAGAATTCTCCCACCACTAGTGATTTCCGAAGAGGACATAACAAAAGTTTTACATGCTCTAGATTCTGTACTAAGTGAAGAGGAGCAAAAAAAGGTTGTACAAGGATAAAGTAGACGAAAAAATTATAGGATATCTAAAAGAGGATGCCAGAGAATCATTTGTAGACATCGGTAAAAAATTAAAACTTTCTGAATCAGCAGTTAGAAGACGAGTAAAAAATCTTGTAGATAGTGGAACTATTAAAAAATTTACTTTGGAGCTTGGAGAAGAGAATGCAACAAGTGCAATTGTATTAGTCTCAGTTGATTCTGCAACAGATACATCAAAAGTTTCTCTTAAACTTGCAAAATTAGAAGGAGTAAAAACAGTTTATGAAATAACAGGTCAATACGACATTACAACTATTATGAGTGCATCAAGTATTGCTGAGATTAATAATACCATTGATGCATTAAGGAAGATTCCAGGTGTTGTCGATACAAATACTGTGATAATTTTAAGAAAAATAATCTAAAAACGACTTTCGTAAAAAAAAATCACTTCAGAACTAATTTAGGATCAAAAATAAATTTTTTCAACGAAGATAGTACGAATATGTTTATATCATCAAATTATGTTAACGATTTCAGTAATGAAAGATCCGAATCATTATGCAAATATCTACAACTCGTATGACAAAAATCCAAAGAAGATCAGAGTACTAGATAGTACTCTAAGAGAAGGAGAACAGCACCCAGGTGTGTCATTTACTAACAAACAGAGAATTCAGATTGCATGGATGTTAGATTATTTCGGAGTTGATCAAATTGAGATATCACCAGTTGTTTCAAATGATCATAAAGAAGCAACCAAGACAATAATTAAACAAGGGTTAAAGGCAGATATAGTTTCACATGGACGTGCACTAAAAGAGGACATCGACATTTCATTAGATTGTGATGCCAAATGGTGTGCAGCATATTTAGGAATTTCAGACATTCATCTTAAAGACAAGTTACGTATTTCAAGAGAAGAAGCATTGAGAAGATCAGTTGAAACAGTAGAGTATGCTAAATCTCATGGTCTAAAAATTAGATTTACAGTTGAAGATGGAAGCAGAGCAGAACCAGAATTTTTAATCAAAGTTTGTAAGGCAATAGAAGAAGTAGGTGTTGATAGAATTAGTCTTCCAGACACAGTTGGAATATTACGTCCGATTGGAATGTATAATTTTGTAAAAAAAGTTAGAGATGCAGTGGATGTTCCATTAGATGCACATGTTCATAATGATATTGGATTTGCAGTAGCAAATGCATTTTCAGCATGTGATGCAGGAGTTGATCAAATACATACTACAATTGATGGGATTGGAGAAAGAACAGGGATTCCACCACTAGCAGAAGTTGCAGTTGCATTGACATACCTATACAAATCACCAAATGATTTCAGATTAGATATGCTACTAGATCTTTCAAGATTAATTGAAGAGTATACATCAATCAAGCCATATGATTCAAAACCAATTGTAGGTTCATCTGCATACAAACACAAAGCAGGAACACATCTTGCAGCCATTCTTAGAAACCCAGCTGCATACGAGCCAATTCCACCAAGGGCAGTAGGTAATCGAAGAAGAATTGTATTTGGAGAACTTGCAGGGAAAACAGGTGCAGCCTATTTGATGTCATTATTAGGACTAGAGAAAGACGATGAGAGTGCAAAAGCAGTGGCTGCAGGATTAAAAGGACTTAGAATGGGAGATCTAATAGAAATACCACTCGAAGACAGACTTGAAAAAAAGATAATTAATGATAAATAAAGAGGGTTGTGGAAGATAAGATATGTCAAAATGTGAAGAATGTGATGCAGAAATATCCATCCCAAGTGATGCACTTGAAGGAGAAATTGTAACATGTCCCGAATGTGGCGCAAGTTTTGAATTAGAAAAAAGTTCAGACGGTTTCCAACTAAAGCCTGCCCAAACGGTTGGCGAGGATTGGGGACAGTGAGTCCTGACGTTACTATTCTTTACGATTCCATCCGTTGGGAAGAAAAAGCCCTTCTAGAAGCAGGAAAAAAAAACAACATCAATATTCAGATGGTGGATTGTAAGAAGTTAGCATTAGATTTAGAAAAAAAACCTGAAGATTATGGAATTGTAATTCAAAGATGTGTTAGCTATTACAGAAATTTACATTCAACTGCAGCTCTTGAGGGATTAGGAGTCAAGGTAATTAATTGTCTAAACACGGGCGTTTTTGCTGGAAATAAATTATTTACACATATGTTACTAAAGAAATCAGGTGTTCCAACACCAGATGCTACTGTAGCATTTTCAAAGGATGCAGCGTTAGAAGCATTAGATGATCAAGGATTCCCCAAAGTAATCAAGCCAACTGTAGGCAGTTGGGGAAGATTGATTTCAAAACTCAACGACAGAGATTCAGCCGAAGGGATTATTGAAAGTAGAGAGAACATGTATCCAATTTATCAAATCCATTATCTGGAAGAATTCGTAAAACGACCTCCAAGAGACATTAGAGCAATAATGGTAGGAGACAAAATTGTTGCTGCAATTTACAGAAAATCAAAACATTGGAAAACAAACATGGCACTTGGTGGGGAGGCAGAACCATGTAAGGTTACATCAGAAATGGAAGAGATGTGTATCAAAGCAAAAAATGCAGTTCAAGGAGATATTGTAGGCGTAGATTTGATGGAAAGTGATGAAAAAGGATTGGTAGTACATGAAGTAAACAACACCACAGAATACAAAAATACAGTTAGAGTTTGCGAGGTAGATATCCCATCATTAATGCTAAATTATGCCCTAAATATAGAAAAATAAGAATTGACTAGTCATTTATCAGAATCAAGATTTGCAGTAAAGATGTTAGAGAAAGCATTGAGACTTTACACACCATCATTAAGTGAAAAACCAATGGCAGAATTTTTAGCTGACAAATGTGATGACTTGGGATTTGAAGATATACAGATAGATGAAGTTGGAAATGTTATTGCAAGGAAGGGAACTGGATCTCCAAAAATTATGTTATGCGGTCACATGGATGTTGTACCAGGAAAAGTCAAAGTAAGAAAAGAAGGAGATGCACTATATGGTAGAGGAGCATCAGATGCAAAAGCCCCATTAATGGCAATGCTATTTGCAGCCGCATCAATTCAAAATAATAATGGAACCATAATTTTTGTAGGAGCTGTTGATGAAGAAGGAAACGCAACTGGAATTAAAAATCTTGTTAAAAAAGACATAGGAATTGATTATGCAATTTTTGGAGAGCCTAGTGGAATTAACCAAGTAACAATTGCATACAAAGGAAGATTAGCTATTAATCTCAAAATAAGTGTCGATGACAGTTCACATGCAAGTGCACCATGGCTTTCAAAAAATGCCATTCATGAATCAATGATTTTTGCAAAAGAGCTAAAAGAAAGATTGGAAGAAAATCAAGAAAATAAAACCAAAGGAATGTTGTTAACATCATCAATGACGGAGATCAGAGGAGGCACTAGCCATAACATTACTCCAAAGGAATGTGAAACAATTTTCGATATTAGAATTCCAGTAGATATGAATTGTAAGACAATTGAGCAAAAAATTGCAGATATAGTTAAAGAAATTTCTCAAAAACGGGAGGTCGAAGCATTTTATTCAATTCTTGATGAGACAGAACCATTTGAGGCACCACATAATTCCCCACTAGTTAGGGCCTTAACGTTAGGTATTCTTGAGGAGACACAATCAAGGGCCACATTAATCAGAAAAACAGGAACTGGTGACATGAATGTTTTAGGGAACCAATGGGCAATTCCCGTAGTCACGTATGGTCCAGGAGATCCTCATGAAGCACATACAATTGATGAAAAAGTATCCATTGAAGAATATCTAAAAGGGATAGAAATCCTAAAGAAGACTCTACAGCATTTAAAAAGACTTCATGACAGAAAGATGCAGTAATGCTTTGGTTTGTAGGTTTAGGAATTTCGGGATTCAAATCAATTCCGATTGAGGCAATAGATATTTTATCAAAGGCAGATATCGTATACCTTGAACAATTTACAAGTCCAATTGGTAAATCAGACTTAACTAAAATTAAAAATGCAATTAAAGGAGAATTCATACCAGCAAAAAGATGGCTTGTAGAAGACGGAGAGGAGATTCTAAAAAATGCTAAGAGAAAGAAAGTTGTGTTACTCTCCTACGGGGATCCTTACATTGCAACAACGCATATAGAGTTACGAACAAGAGCAATTGAAGAAAAAATAAAAACGCATTCTATTCATGCATCATCATCCCTTACCTCAATGATTGGAGAATGTGGTTTACATTTTTACAAAGTTGGAAGAATTGCAACAATAATGAGTGAAATGAAATCTCTTACAACCCCATATTATGTCATTTACAAAAATATTATTGAAGGAAACCACACAGTTCTTCTTTTAGAATATAATCAAGACAAAGATTTTTTCTTAGATCCTAAAGATGCATTAGATGGACTAATAGAAACAGAGAAAGGACAAAAAAGAAATGTGATTAGTTCAGATAGCTACGCAATTGTTGCATCAAGAATAGGATTCAGAGATCAATTAATCATTTCAGGAAAAATATCTAGTTTAAAGAAAAAAGATTTTGGAAAACCACCGCATACAGTGATAATACCAGGTAGATTACATTTTACAGAATCAGATGCCTTGAAGATATTAGGTCAATGCATCGATGAGCCATTTGATAATTCGGCAAAAACAAAGAAAATTTCAAAACAAATGATGGAAAAATATGTACCAATGGTAAGAGAGGCTTTAGAGGAAATTGAACCACATTACAAGAATCAAAAAGAATTTCAAGTGATTTTAGAAAATGCAGAATTGTACATTAAAGATGCAGAGAAATTTCTTGAAGATGGTCAGGATGAGGTAGCAATATTGAGCATTGGATACGCAGATGGTTTAGTTGATGCATTAAGACTGGCCAAAGGTCTTGATCCAAAGATGTAATGCTGAGCGATGAATTAAAGAGAGGGTCAGAGATAGAAAAAATATTGGATCAAAGTGAAAAAATAATTCTAACAGTGATGTATGTATGCCAAATTGATGGAAAACCATTATCACAAGCCATTATGAAAAAATGTATGTTATCAGAGGACATGATAAATTCAAAGATTGATGAATTGGTAAAAAACCAATTTGTTAATGAAGATAGATGCACACTTACAGAAATGGGCAGGAGTTCATTAAGAGTAGTTTTAGCTGGAGGGGTTTTTGACATTATTCATCCAGGTCACATTCATACGCTAAATGCAGCAAAGGCATTAGGCGATGTGCTTGTAGTTGTTGTGGCAACAGACAATACAGCAGTAAAGATGAAGAAAAGAAATCCAATTCACAGTCAAGAACAGAGACAAGAATTAGTAAATTCACTATCAATGGTGGATCTATGTCTGATAGGTCAAGAAGACGACATTTTCAAAACGGTGAATCTTGTAAGACCAGAAATAATCGCATTGGGTTATGACCAAGTACATCAAGAGAAATTCATAACTGAAGGATGTAAAAAAATCGAGCTTGATGCAAAGGTTGCAAGATTACAGTCTCCAATTCCAGAAAGTTC is part of the Nitrosopumilus sp. b3 genome and harbors:
- a CDS encoding [LysW]-aminoadipate/[LysW]-glutamate kinase, which produces MITIKIGGSVVDDLHPSTIADIKKVAESEGIILVHGGGKEVTKVCEQLGKEPKFVTSPSGIKSRYTDKETAEIFTMVMSGRINKTIVQMLQKNGINAIGLSGVDAKIIQADRKKKLLIVNEKGRKQAIDGGYTGKITDVNSKFIKSLLEQGLTPVISPIAISEESEFLNVDGDRAAAYVAGKVGCDKVLFITNVDGLLMDDKLVSKLSLAEAKEIRPKIGPGMEKKILASTEALDMGVKEALIANGQKENPISCAIAHDNCTVIQNE
- a CDS encoding acetylornithine/succinylornithine family transaminase, which produces MSEDQFMGNLYQRFPVTVEKGKGSHVWDVDGKEYIDCMGGYGVALVGHQNQRVNNAIKEQVDKIITVHSSLYNKTREEFLKTLIGLAPKGLTQVHLNNSGAEAIEAAMKFARKFTGKKGMVAMKGSYHGKSFGALSLTFNPKYKKAFKPLVEKVSFASFGDIESLRSVIDEDTAFVILEPIQGESGIIVAPDGFLQDVRKLCDEKGILLIFDEIQAGLGRTGRLWASEHWDTVPDILCLAKGIAGGVPMGATLVRPDILASMNKGEHSSTFGGNPLSCAAGTAALKALTEDGLIENSEKMGKIFREGLEKLKENHTMIREIRGKGLMIGIEMKFEVRDILMGLMKKGVLMLYSGRNILRILPPLVISEEDITKVLHALDSVLSEEEQKKVVQG
- the lysM gene encoding HTH-type transcriptional regulator LysM: MYKDKVDEKIIGYLKEDARESFVDIGKKLKLSESAVRRRVKNLVDSGTIKKFTLELGEENATSAIVLVSVDSATDTSKVSLKLAKLEGVKTVYEITGQYDITTIMSASSIAEINNTIDALRKIPGVVDTNTVIILRKII
- a CDS encoding 2-isopropylmalate synthase, which gives rise to MKDPNHYANIYNSYDKNPKKIRVLDSTLREGEQHPGVSFTNKQRIQIAWMLDYFGVDQIEISPVVSNDHKEATKTIIKQGLKADIVSHGRALKEDIDISLDCDAKWCAAYLGISDIHLKDKLRISREEALRRSVETVEYAKSHGLKIRFTVEDGSRAEPEFLIKVCKAIEEVGVDRISLPDTVGILRPIGMYNFVKKVRDAVDVPLDAHVHNDIGFAVANAFSACDAGVDQIHTTIDGIGERTGIPPLAEVAVALTYLYKSPNDFRLDMLLDLSRLIEEYTSIKPYDSKPIVGSSAYKHKAGTHLAAILRNPAAYEPIPPRAVGNRRRIVFGELAGKTGAAYLMSLLGLEKDDESAKAVAAGLKGLRMGDLIEIPLEDRLEKKIINDK
- a CDS encoding alpha-aminoadipate/glutamate carrier protein LysW — encoded protein: MSKCEECDAEISIPSDALEGEIVTCPECGASFELEKSSDGFQLKPAQTVGEDWGQ
- the lysX gene encoding lysine biosynthesis protein LysX, with protein sequence MSPDVTILYDSIRWEEKALLEAGKKNNINIQMVDCKKLALDLEKKPEDYGIVIQRCVSYYRNLHSTAALEGLGVKVINCLNTGVFAGNKLFTHMLLKKSGVPTPDATVAFSKDAALEALDDQGFPKVIKPTVGSWGRLISKLNDRDSAEGIIESRENMYPIYQIHYLEEFVKRPPRDIRAIMVGDKIVAAIYRKSKHWKTNMALGGEAEPCKVTSEMEEMCIKAKNAVQGDIVGVDLMESDEKGLVVHEVNNTTEYKNTVRVCEVDIPSLMLNYALNIEK
- a CDS encoding M20/M25/M40 family metallo-hydrolase, which gives rise to MLEKALRLYTPSLSEKPMAEFLADKCDDLGFEDIQIDEVGNVIARKGTGSPKIMLCGHMDVVPGKVKVRKEGDALYGRGASDAKAPLMAMLFAAASIQNNNGTIIFVGAVDEEGNATGIKNLVKKDIGIDYAIFGEPSGINQVTIAYKGRLAINLKISVDDSSHASAPWLSKNAIHESMIFAKELKERLEENQENKTKGMLLTSSMTEIRGGTSHNITPKECETIFDIRIPVDMNCKTIEQKIADIVKEISQKREVEAFYSILDETEPFEAPHNSPLVRALTLGILEETQSRATLIRKTGTGDMNVLGNQWAIPVVTYGPGDPHEAHTIDEKVSIEEYLKGIEILKKTLQHLKRLHDRKMQ
- the dph5 gene encoding diphthine synthase, with the protein product MLWFVGLGISGFKSIPIEAIDILSKADIVYLEQFTSPIGKSDLTKIKNAIKGEFIPAKRWLVEDGEEILKNAKRKKVVLLSYGDPYIATTHIELRTRAIEEKIKTHSIHASSSLTSMIGECGLHFYKVGRIATIMSEMKSLTTPYYVIYKNIIEGNHTVLLLEYNQDKDFFLDPKDALDGLIETEKGQKRNVISSDSYAIVASRIGFRDQLIISGKISSLKKKDFGKPPHTVIIPGRLHFTESDALKILGQCIDEPFDNSAKTKKISKQMMEKYVPMVREALEEIEPHYKNQKEFQVILENAELYIKDAEKFLEDGQDEVAILSIGYADGLVDALRLAKGLDPKM
- a CDS encoding adenylyltransferase/cytidyltransferase family protein codes for the protein MDQSEKIILTVMYVCQIDGKPLSQAIMKKCMLSEDMINSKIDELVKNQFVNEDRCTLTEMGRSSLRVVLAGGVFDIIHPGHIHTLNAAKALGDVLVVVVATDNTAVKMKKRNPIHSQEQRQELVNSLSMVDLCLIGQEDDIFKTVNLVRPEIIALGYDQVHQEKFITEGCKKIELDAKVARLQSPIPESSSSKIEKEYGESIHGI